A DNA window from Bombus huntii isolate Logan2020A chromosome 10, iyBomHunt1.1, whole genome shotgun sequence contains the following coding sequences:
- the LOC126870715 gene encoding Fanconi anemia group I protein isoform X1 translates to MSQRFEKLRERGNKSEICAFVQESSVEQLTRLIHSSICKSNGINTLDNLLQAFSNSEACQTKRRKVIESTLKNLEETNISLGQANAIVSRIISDLPNYSKQHLVKLVDFCLTNIRNNDNELCSWKDLLPALLEALENEKYIVHADAEVSGTEYKSLIIKAICNYHWNVNLLPSLAKMFGDMVLDKTDRNEVLRTLCSSLPNLPLDQVPSFTYQTLKLCPNQDNRKLLNALSKYFELCYSKTTNSNSLENIDIINLKEVQDIESTVLYHVYQAAQLNHENMKDFIRFLKHVSHAPEYVLQPFMLSVLMSVSTIYEDQIFEILRLAVVNSSLEKEKRQNSAWMRQLLPTPCNIIGIIRQVIDSSNKDRHLVLRGLTNLAFTLMNADQKSKNNATAMWRIGSEIIREIIKKRHETVPIVLQELINKIVAGGMPTTHYTDCLKYMCRELSIIVLDHQVWIITILERLLFLHPTVANQVLYAILPLARVSPNIRENLLLTLRKALYRKGALKRQTAVTGYLEMLKYTNVHSQLSFRLSQFNDSMSTSSRSTLTQVTLEYNSQRGKSVTDCDKTLYYEISDILKKTFTYEYETRLHLYEGLYGTVTKNPEITEILVDMLLSHLNLYLHTDDSALPPVKLELCTDVHGVEIVLQEPIAQLIFTLQKIYINTVVKNSRTLEKLHDILKLLCRKMAITELEHLNLEHGTDLLHGDFPKSEIKLKNLGMVIGIYEALMAFQIGEWSKGNEESSHDTNNLFKGYTRLIDFIKKQSTKTKKSDGNKSKKDKDPNNTTKKSAKSNNIKIPNTIMDLDVIRQSLPLLFSRSSTQNDVALRRDHSFCCYILQTCEQLLQHTKSFIQDTSQLQNHNYINTYIDVGRLLYKYFVQNLDDALINDEQVTILALQCFKEISCCICTLLSSELPKFLNSIFEVQSKKESKSTNINSQLQEIIFSLKSYLKKFLTEETHNDDREKVSLLLLQTIEQFTYKINFEDYNSEEMLECIKEIIQVEDIRSPIVSTIIQFFLNLEEHSQVCGDTLNEICVELCEKAGNIDNVAIELVANGSYKSIREDTILQVYNVLSGHIKQKLDSASWLLLRLKAEDTIARAPGTIDETWSNNLRDKERNLCRQLSYVAQALQTLANTLIKPGPSTDFTFKNLQYLYHLLGNLTKYFYAKSNDQNAAFQAVKFIQVVQIAGKSLKSAFYNLVTYVEENQNKLKSKSDSYAQRNKILKETKVIPRVVYEIEQFNKEILLLGKRTGIPLENYLKRSITRDFRIKNPQLIEGLEAMDVSLLNTQAPENPESETSNMNDCDSNSDDDTSQSKRLRVDD, encoded by the exons atgaGTCAACGGTTTGAAAAATTGAGAGAACGTGGAAATAAATCGGAAATATGCGCATTTGTTCAAGAATCGAGCGTGGAACAG CTTACGCGATTAATACATAGCAGTATTTGTAAATCGAATGGAATAAATACATTAGATAACCTTCTGCAAGCATTTTCCAATTCTGAAGCCTGTCAAACTAAGCGACGAAAAGTGATTGAATCTACGTTAAAAAATTTGGAGGAAACTAACATATCTCTAGGGCAGGCAAATGCGATCGTTAGCCGAATAATTTCTGACTTGCCAAACTATTCAAAGCAACATCTTGTCAAACTTGTTGACTTCTGTCTTACAAATATTCGCAATAATGATAATGAGCTATGCAG TTGGAAGGATTTATTACCTGCATTACTGGAGGCactggaaaatgaaaaatatattgttcatGCAGATGCTGAAGTTTCTGGCACTGAATATAAATCGCTAATTATTAAAGCCATATGTAATTATCATTGGAACGTCAATCTCTTACCATCTTTGGCAAAAATGTTTGG GGATATGGTACTAGATAAAACAGATCGTAATGAGGTTTTGAGGACGTTATGTTCTTCTCTTCCAAATCTCCCTCTAGATCAAGTACCCTCGTTCACATATCAGACGTTAAAATTATGTCCAAATCAAGATAATAGAAAGCTTTTAAATGCCTTGTCCAAATACTTTGAGCTATGTTATTCAAAAACAACAAACAGTAATAGTCTTGAAAATATTG atataataaatttaaaagagGTACAAGACATTGAGAGCACTGTTTTGTATCATGTGTACCAAGCTGCTCAGTTAAATCATGAAAACATGAAAGATTTTATCCGTTTCCTTAAACATGTGTCTCATGCCCCAGAGTACGTGCTACAACCCTTTATGCTCTCTGTACTGATGTCAGTTTCTACAATATATGAAGATCAG ATATTTGAGATATTAAGACTGGCTGTGGTTAATAGTAgcttagaaaaagaaaaacgacaAAACAGTGCATGGATGAGACAACTTTTACCTACACCTTGTAATATAATTGGGATTATTCGACAAGTCATTGATAGCAG CAATAAAGATCGTCATTTAGTACTAAGGGGACTTACAAATTTAGCTTTTACGTTAATGAATGCTGATCAAAAATCCAAAAATAATGCAACAGCTATGTGGCGTATTGGATCCGAAATAATACgagaaataattaagaaaCGTCACGAGACAGTTCCTATTGTGTTACAAGAGttgattaataaaatagtagCAGGTGGTATGCCGACAACACACTACACAG ACTGTTTAAAGTATATGTGCCGCGAATTGTCAATAATTGTTTTGGATCATCAAGTCTGGATTATAACTATCCTCGAACGattgttatttttacaccCTACAGTTGctaatcaagttttatatgCTATTTTGCCATTAGCGCGTGTTTCACCAAATATACGAGAAAACCTTTTATTGACTTTGAGAAAAGCTCTTTACAGGAAAGGTGCATTAAAACGACAAACAGCTGTGACAGGGTATCttgaaatgttaaaatatacaaatgtGCATTCTCAACTTAGCTTTAGACTTAGTCAATTTAATGATTCAATGAGCACTAGTTCTAGATCAACATTAACTCAG GTAACTTTGGAGTATAATTCGCAACGAGGAAAATCGGTGACAGACTGCGataaaactttatattatgaaatatcggatatattaaaaaagacTTTTACTTATGAGTATGAAACCAGATTACACCTGTACGAAG GCCTGTATGGTACTGTGACCAAAAATCCCGAAATAACAGAAATTCTAGTAGACATGCTCCTTTCACATTTGAATCTATATCTTCATACAGATGATAGTGCCTTGCCACCTGTAAAATTGGAATTGTGTACAGATGTCCATGGAGTGGAAATAGTATTACAAGAACCTATTGCTCAATTGATATTTACATTACAAAAGATATATATTAATACAGTTGTAAAAAattcacgtactcttgaaaaattacacgatattttgaaattactGTGCAGGAAAATGGCAATTACAGAATTGGAGCATTTAAATttg GAACATGGAACTGACTTACTTCATGGAGACTTTCCAAAGTCAGAGATCAAATTAAAGAATCTTGGTATGGTCATTGGGATATATGAGGCTTTAATGGCGTTTCAAATTGGAGAATGGTCGAAGGGGAATGAGGAAAGCTCTCATGATACTAACAATTTGTTCAAAGGATATACACGTTTGATAGACTTCATTAAAAAg CAATCcacaaaaacgaaaaaaagtgATGGTAATAAATCTAAAAAGGACAAAGATCCCAATAATACAACTAAAAAGTCGGCTAAATCGAATAATATCAAAATACCAAATACTATTATGGATTTGGATGTAATTCGTCAAAGTTTACCGCTCTTATTTTC AAGGTCTTCTACTCAAAATGATGTTGCACTTAGAAGAGACCACAGCTTTTGTTGCTATATTTTACAAACATGTGAACAACTCTTGCAACACACAAAATCATTTATACAGGATACCTCTCAATTGCAAAATCATAactatataaatacatatattgatGTTGGAAG attgctttataaatattttgtacaaaatCTGGATGATGCACTTATAAATGATGAACAAGTAACTATATTGGCTTTACAATGTTTCAAGGAAATTTCTTGCTGTATATGTACATTACTCTCATCTGAATTACCAAAATTTCTCAATTCAATTT TTGAAGTACAATCCAAGAAGGAATCAAAATCTACAAATATCAATTCTCAATtacaagaaattattttttcattgaaGTCGTATCTCAAGAAGTTTCTTACAGAAGAAACGCACAATGATGACAGGGAGAAAGTATCACTTCTGTTATTACAAACAATAGAACAATTTACATATAAGATTAACTTTGAAGATTACAATTCTGAAGAG ATGCTCGAatgtataaaagaaattattcaagTAGAAGATATTCGAAGCCCAATTGTTTCTACAATCATACAATTCTTCTTGAACTTGGAAGAACATAGTCAAGTATGTGGAGATACATTGAATGAAATTTGTGTGGAATTATGTGAAAAAGCTGGAAACATTGATAAC GTAGCAATTGAATTAGTAGCAAATGGTTCATATAAAAGTATACGTGAAGATACTATACTACAAGTTTATAATGTTTTGAGTGGTcacattaaacaaaaattggaTAGTGCTTCGTGGTTATTGTTGCGATTAAAGGCAGAAGACACTATAGCTAGAGCACCTGGAACAATTGATGAAactt GGAGTAACAATTTAAGAGATAAAGAACGAAATCTATGTAGACAATTATCTTATGTTGCTCAAGCACTTCAAACATTAGCTAATACATTGATCAAACCAGGTCCATCCACTGACTTTACCTTCAAAAATTTGCAATACTTGTATCATTTACTTGGTAATCTTACAAAATACTTTTATGCTAAATCGAATGATCAGAATGCAGCGTTTCAAGCAGTCAA ATTCATTCAGGTGGTACAAATAGCTGGAAAATCATTAAAATCTGCTTTCTATAATTTGGTAACATATGTAGAG gaaaatcaaaataaattaaaatcaaaatcCGATTCATACGCAcaaaggaataaaattttaaaagaaaccAAAGTAATACCTCGTGTAGTATATGAAATCGAGCAAtttaacaaagaaatattactACTTGGCAAAAGAACGGGC ATACCGCTAGAAAATTACTTGAAACGAAGTATAACGAGAGattttagaattaaaaatcCACAACTGATAGAGGGACTTGAGGCAATGGATGTCAGTTTA CTCAATACACAAGCTCCAGAAAACCCTGAGAGTGAAACATCGAATATGAATGATTGTGACAGCAATAGTGATGATGATACATCTCAAAGCAAACGACTCAGGGTGGATGATTGa
- the LOC126870715 gene encoding Fanconi anemia group I protein isoform X4 gives MRICSRIERGTAFSNSEACQTKRRKVIESTLKNLEETNISLGQANAIVSRIISDLPNYSKQHLVKLVDFCLTNIRNNDNELCSWKDLLPALLEALENEKYIVHADAEVSGTEYKSLIIKAICNYHWNVNLLPSLAKMFGDMVLDKTDRNEVLRTLCSSLPNLPLDQVPSFTYQTLKLCPNQDNRKLLNALSKYFELCYSKTTNSNSLENIDIINLKEVQDIESTVLYHVYQAAQLNHENMKDFIRFLKHVSHAPEYVLQPFMLSVLMSVSTIYEDQIFEILRLAVVNSSLEKEKRQNSAWMRQLLPTPCNIIGIIRQVIDSSNKDRHLVLRGLTNLAFTLMNADQKSKNNATAMWRIGSEIIREIIKKRHETVPIVLQELINKIVAGGMPTTHYTDCLKYMCRELSIIVLDHQVWIITILERLLFLHPTVANQVLYAILPLARVSPNIRENLLLTLRKALYRKGALKRQTAVTGYLEMLKYTNVHSQLSFRLSQFNDSMSTSSRSTLTQVTLEYNSQRGKSVTDCDKTLYYEISDILKKTFTYEYETRLHLYEGLYGTVTKNPEITEILVDMLLSHLNLYLHTDDSALPPVKLELCTDVHGVEIVLQEPIAQLIFTLQKIYINTVVKNSRTLEKLHDILKLLCRKMAITELEHLNLEHGTDLLHGDFPKSEIKLKNLGMVIGIYEALMAFQIGEWSKGNEESSHDTNNLFKGYTRLIDFIKKQSTKTKKSDGNKSKKDKDPNNTTKKSAKSNNIKIPNTIMDLDVIRQSLPLLFSRSSTQNDVALRRDHSFCCYILQTCEQLLQHTKSFIQDTSQLQNHNYINTYIDVGRLLYKYFVQNLDDALINDEQVTILALQCFKEISCCICTLLSSELPKFLNSIFEVQSKKESKSTNINSQLQEIIFSLKSYLKKFLTEETHNDDREKVSLLLLQTIEQFTYKINFEDYNSEEMLECIKEIIQVEDIRSPIVSTIIQFFLNLEEHSQVCGDTLNEICVELCEKAGNIDNVAIELVANGSYKSIREDTILQVYNVLSGHIKQKLDSASWLLLRLKAEDTIARAPGTIDETWSNNLRDKERNLCRQLSYVAQALQTLANTLIKPGPSTDFTFKNLQYLYHLLGNLTKYFYAKSNDQNAAFQAVKFIQVVQIAGKSLKSAFYNLVTYVEENQNKLKSKSDSYAQRNKILKETKVIPRVVYEIEQFNKEILLLGKRTGIPLENYLKRSITRDFRIKNPQLIEGLEAMDVSLLNTQAPENPESETSNMNDCDSNSDDDTSQSKRLRVDD, from the exons ATGCGCATTTGTTCAAGAATCGAGCGTGGAACAG CATTTTCCAATTCTGAAGCCTGTCAAACTAAGCGACGAAAAGTGATTGAATCTACGTTAAAAAATTTGGAGGAAACTAACATATCTCTAGGGCAGGCAAATGCGATCGTTAGCCGAATAATTTCTGACTTGCCAAACTATTCAAAGCAACATCTTGTCAAACTTGTTGACTTCTGTCTTACAAATATTCGCAATAATGATAATGAGCTATGCAG TTGGAAGGATTTATTACCTGCATTACTGGAGGCactggaaaatgaaaaatatattgttcatGCAGATGCTGAAGTTTCTGGCACTGAATATAAATCGCTAATTATTAAAGCCATATGTAATTATCATTGGAACGTCAATCTCTTACCATCTTTGGCAAAAATGTTTGG GGATATGGTACTAGATAAAACAGATCGTAATGAGGTTTTGAGGACGTTATGTTCTTCTCTTCCAAATCTCCCTCTAGATCAAGTACCCTCGTTCACATATCAGACGTTAAAATTATGTCCAAATCAAGATAATAGAAAGCTTTTAAATGCCTTGTCCAAATACTTTGAGCTATGTTATTCAAAAACAACAAACAGTAATAGTCTTGAAAATATTG atataataaatttaaaagagGTACAAGACATTGAGAGCACTGTTTTGTATCATGTGTACCAAGCTGCTCAGTTAAATCATGAAAACATGAAAGATTTTATCCGTTTCCTTAAACATGTGTCTCATGCCCCAGAGTACGTGCTACAACCCTTTATGCTCTCTGTACTGATGTCAGTTTCTACAATATATGAAGATCAG ATATTTGAGATATTAAGACTGGCTGTGGTTAATAGTAgcttagaaaaagaaaaacgacaAAACAGTGCATGGATGAGACAACTTTTACCTACACCTTGTAATATAATTGGGATTATTCGACAAGTCATTGATAGCAG CAATAAAGATCGTCATTTAGTACTAAGGGGACTTACAAATTTAGCTTTTACGTTAATGAATGCTGATCAAAAATCCAAAAATAATGCAACAGCTATGTGGCGTATTGGATCCGAAATAATACgagaaataattaagaaaCGTCACGAGACAGTTCCTATTGTGTTACAAGAGttgattaataaaatagtagCAGGTGGTATGCCGACAACACACTACACAG ACTGTTTAAAGTATATGTGCCGCGAATTGTCAATAATTGTTTTGGATCATCAAGTCTGGATTATAACTATCCTCGAACGattgttatttttacaccCTACAGTTGctaatcaagttttatatgCTATTTTGCCATTAGCGCGTGTTTCACCAAATATACGAGAAAACCTTTTATTGACTTTGAGAAAAGCTCTTTACAGGAAAGGTGCATTAAAACGACAAACAGCTGTGACAGGGTATCttgaaatgttaaaatatacaaatgtGCATTCTCAACTTAGCTTTAGACTTAGTCAATTTAATGATTCAATGAGCACTAGTTCTAGATCAACATTAACTCAG GTAACTTTGGAGTATAATTCGCAACGAGGAAAATCGGTGACAGACTGCGataaaactttatattatgaaatatcggatatattaaaaaagacTTTTACTTATGAGTATGAAACCAGATTACACCTGTACGAAG GCCTGTATGGTACTGTGACCAAAAATCCCGAAATAACAGAAATTCTAGTAGACATGCTCCTTTCACATTTGAATCTATATCTTCATACAGATGATAGTGCCTTGCCACCTGTAAAATTGGAATTGTGTACAGATGTCCATGGAGTGGAAATAGTATTACAAGAACCTATTGCTCAATTGATATTTACATTACAAAAGATATATATTAATACAGTTGTAAAAAattcacgtactcttgaaaaattacacgatattttgaaattactGTGCAGGAAAATGGCAATTACAGAATTGGAGCATTTAAATttg GAACATGGAACTGACTTACTTCATGGAGACTTTCCAAAGTCAGAGATCAAATTAAAGAATCTTGGTATGGTCATTGGGATATATGAGGCTTTAATGGCGTTTCAAATTGGAGAATGGTCGAAGGGGAATGAGGAAAGCTCTCATGATACTAACAATTTGTTCAAAGGATATACACGTTTGATAGACTTCATTAAAAAg CAATCcacaaaaacgaaaaaaagtgATGGTAATAAATCTAAAAAGGACAAAGATCCCAATAATACAACTAAAAAGTCGGCTAAATCGAATAATATCAAAATACCAAATACTATTATGGATTTGGATGTAATTCGTCAAAGTTTACCGCTCTTATTTTC AAGGTCTTCTACTCAAAATGATGTTGCACTTAGAAGAGACCACAGCTTTTGTTGCTATATTTTACAAACATGTGAACAACTCTTGCAACACACAAAATCATTTATACAGGATACCTCTCAATTGCAAAATCATAactatataaatacatatattgatGTTGGAAG attgctttataaatattttgtacaaaatCTGGATGATGCACTTATAAATGATGAACAAGTAACTATATTGGCTTTACAATGTTTCAAGGAAATTTCTTGCTGTATATGTACATTACTCTCATCTGAATTACCAAAATTTCTCAATTCAATTT TTGAAGTACAATCCAAGAAGGAATCAAAATCTACAAATATCAATTCTCAATtacaagaaattattttttcattgaaGTCGTATCTCAAGAAGTTTCTTACAGAAGAAACGCACAATGATGACAGGGAGAAAGTATCACTTCTGTTATTACAAACAATAGAACAATTTACATATAAGATTAACTTTGAAGATTACAATTCTGAAGAG ATGCTCGAatgtataaaagaaattattcaagTAGAAGATATTCGAAGCCCAATTGTTTCTACAATCATACAATTCTTCTTGAACTTGGAAGAACATAGTCAAGTATGTGGAGATACATTGAATGAAATTTGTGTGGAATTATGTGAAAAAGCTGGAAACATTGATAAC GTAGCAATTGAATTAGTAGCAAATGGTTCATATAAAAGTATACGTGAAGATACTATACTACAAGTTTATAATGTTTTGAGTGGTcacattaaacaaaaattggaTAGTGCTTCGTGGTTATTGTTGCGATTAAAGGCAGAAGACACTATAGCTAGAGCACCTGGAACAATTGATGAAactt GGAGTAACAATTTAAGAGATAAAGAACGAAATCTATGTAGACAATTATCTTATGTTGCTCAAGCACTTCAAACATTAGCTAATACATTGATCAAACCAGGTCCATCCACTGACTTTACCTTCAAAAATTTGCAATACTTGTATCATTTACTTGGTAATCTTACAAAATACTTTTATGCTAAATCGAATGATCAGAATGCAGCGTTTCAAGCAGTCAA ATTCATTCAGGTGGTACAAATAGCTGGAAAATCATTAAAATCTGCTTTCTATAATTTGGTAACATATGTAGAG gaaaatcaaaataaattaaaatcaaaatcCGATTCATACGCAcaaaggaataaaattttaaaagaaaccAAAGTAATACCTCGTGTAGTATATGAAATCGAGCAAtttaacaaagaaatattactACTTGGCAAAAGAACGGGC ATACCGCTAGAAAATTACTTGAAACGAAGTATAACGAGAGattttagaattaaaaatcCACAACTGATAGAGGGACTTGAGGCAATGGATGTCAGTTTA CTCAATACACAAGCTCCAGAAAACCCTGAGAGTGAAACATCGAATATGAATGATTGTGACAGCAATAGTGATGATGATACATCTCAAAGCAAACGACTCAGGGTGGATGATTGa